In Balneolales bacterium ANBcel1, one genomic interval encodes:
- the atpG gene encoding ATP synthase F1 subunit gamma — protein MANLRDIRDRISSVKNTQQITRAMKMVAAARLRKAQERMTDARPYTYSLQKMVQKLVQKSDTDNPLLRKKSEPGHVLLLVMGSDRGLCGGFNTNLFRVVEKQLHENFQDHLEEKRLSMICFGKKAYDYFRVRKYPVIDHKVGFFDKLEFRNVSEVVDEIIFRFKDKEYDEVYLAYNEFKSVIAQRRKFVKVLPIERNDQMEAMEPQQDDGDEILAEKNSLEDIDYLYEPDPETILNQVLPLSITIRLWQAALESFAAEQGARMTAMDSATENAGEIISDLELEYNQARQAAITTEISEIVSGAEALSE, from the coding sequence ATGGCCAACTTGCGAGACATACGTGACCGAATATCATCGGTCAAAAACACGCAGCAAATCACCAGGGCCATGAAGATGGTTGCTGCTGCACGGTTGCGTAAAGCGCAGGAGCGGATGACCGATGCACGGCCATATACCTACAGTTTGCAGAAAATGGTGCAAAAGCTTGTTCAAAAAAGCGATACGGATAACCCTCTGCTCAGAAAAAAGAGCGAGCCCGGACATGTTCTGCTGCTGGTGATGGGATCCGACCGTGGGTTGTGCGGCGGATTTAATACCAATTTGTTCCGGGTTGTTGAGAAGCAGCTTCACGAAAACTTCCAGGACCATCTTGAAGAGAAAAGACTCTCCATGATATGCTTCGGGAAGAAGGCGTATGACTACTTCAGGGTTCGCAAATATCCGGTCATTGATCACAAGGTCGGTTTCTTTGACAAGCTGGAATTCAGGAATGTCTCCGAAGTTGTTGATGAAATTATTTTCCGTTTCAAGGATAAGGAGTATGACGAGGTGTACCTGGCCTACAATGAGTTCAAGTCGGTCATAGCCCAGCGCAGAAAGTTCGTCAAAGTTCTGCCGATTGAGCGAAACGACCAGATGGAAGCAATGGAACCACAGCAGGACGATGGCGACGAAATATTGGCCGAAAAAAACAGCCTGGAAGACATTGATTACCTGTACGAACCCGATCCTGAAACGATCCTGAATCAGGTGTTGCCCCTTTCCATAACTATCCGTCTATGGCAGGCGGCCCTTGAATCTTTCGCAGCGGAACAGGGCGCAAGGATGACGGCCATGGATAGCGCCACAGAAAACGCCGGTGAAATTATCAGTGATCTGGAACTGGAATACAATCAGGCGCGGCAGGCCGCCATTACCACGGAAATTTCGGAAATAGTTTCAGGGGCGGAAGCGTTATCCGAATAA
- the atpH gene encoding ATP synthase F1 subunit delta, with protein sequence MIVTKVAKRYASALFQEAKEQEALDAVSEDMKQVYSTISASSELRLFLKSHIISRKVKRDALDKLFGDNMHQITRQFIRLILEKRREDQLFGAAAAFGKLHRDDQGLLEVTVYMVTKPDDKQGQRLKKALEKRTGKTLSLNYIEDPSLIGGVAVRINDTVIDGTIKHKLQQLEGTFQ encoded by the coding sequence ATGATTGTAACCAAGGTTGCCAAACGATATGCATCAGCCCTGTTTCAGGAGGCGAAAGAGCAGGAAGCTCTTGATGCCGTATCCGAAGATATGAAGCAGGTCTACAGCACCATTTCCGCTTCGTCCGAACTTCGCCTGTTTCTCAAAAGCCACATCATTTCGCGCAAGGTTAAGAGGGATGCCCTGGACAAGCTTTTCGGGGACAACATGCACCAGATAACCCGCCAGTTTATTCGGCTGATACTGGAAAAACGGCGTGAAGATCAGCTTTTCGGTGCAGCGGCCGCATTTGGTAAACTCCATCGGGATGATCAGGGCCTTCTGGAAGTCACGGTCTACATGGTGACGAAACCTGACGACAAACAAGGCCAAAGATTGAAAAAAGCTCTCGAGAAAAGGACCGGGAAAACACTGTCCCTCAATTATATAGAAGATCCGTCGCTGATAGGAGGGGTTGCTGTTCGAATCAACGACACCGTAATCGACGGAACCATCAAACACAAACTTCAACAGCTTGAAGGCACTTTCCAGTAA
- the atpE gene encoding ATP synthase F0 subunit C, giving the protein MELAYLAAGFGAGITTIGAAIGIGMIGKGAMEGSARQPEASGDIRTSMLISAAFIEGVALFGQVVCIILALS; this is encoded by the coding sequence ATGGAATTAGCATATTTGGCAGCAGGATTCGGGGCCGGGATCACCACCATCGGAGCCGCAATTGGAATCGGAATGATCGGAAAGGGCGCCATGGAGGGATCTGCCCGTCAGCCGGAAGCTTCCGGTGATATCCGGACATCCATGTTGATTTCCGCAGCCTTTATTGAAGGTGTTGCCCTGTTCGGCCAGGTGGTCTGTATTATTCTCGCACTCAGCTGA
- the atpB gene encoding F0F1 ATP synthase subunit A, with translation MDLIGKVVDHHYLDFSPLGKIELPRLIYDDGDFLFFRSTTALLNQASDRYTDAAYLESAEEIRDGRIVPATYHIVRKDTGEAPQFDFSITSHLVFFWLAALVTLMIFVPLSRRYRQGTGRQTEPKGAFQNMFETLVVFIRDDVALQNIGPKKYEKFTPYLLTVFFMILFMNFFGLMPWGVSSTADITVTAVLAIFTFLATQIFASKEHWKHVFWFPGIPVPIKFILMPVELLGLFTKPFALCIRLFANMASGKILIFSLLGTIFIFSDLFGPGIAYGTSWIWVFLTLFVYLIKALVSFIQAYVFTILSALFIGLAVDDHSEEHAH, from the coding sequence GTGGATCTCATTGGAAAAGTGGTTGACCACCACTATCTGGATTTTTCTCCGCTGGGGAAAATCGAACTTCCCCGCCTGATATACGATGACGGAGATTTCCTGTTTTTTCGCAGTACTACGGCTCTTCTGAACCAGGCTTCCGATCGTTACACGGATGCCGCCTATCTGGAATCCGCTGAGGAAATTCGCGACGGCCGCATCGTACCCGCCACCTATCACATTGTTAGAAAGGACACGGGAGAAGCCCCGCAGTTTGATTTTTCCATCACTTCACACCTGGTCTTTTTCTGGCTTGCGGCTTTGGTTACCCTGATGATTTTCGTGCCTCTCTCTCGCAGATATCGCCAGGGTACCGGCAGGCAAACCGAGCCCAAAGGAGCGTTTCAAAACATGTTCGAGACGCTGGTGGTGTTTATACGGGATGATGTTGCACTGCAAAACATCGGCCCGAAGAAATATGAAAAATTCACCCCCTATCTGCTGACGGTTTTCTTCATGATTCTGTTCATGAACTTCTTCGGTCTTATGCCTTGGGGCGTCTCTTCAACGGCCGATATCACCGTAACGGCCGTTCTGGCAATTTTTACCTTTCTTGCCACACAGATTTTTGCCAGCAAGGAGCACTGGAAACACGTGTTCTGGTTTCCGGGAATTCCCGTGCCCATAAAGTTCATCCTGATGCCCGTCGAACTTCTGGGTCTGTTTACAAAGCCATTTGCCCTCTGTATTCGACTGTTTGCCAATATGGCATCAGGGAAAATTTTAATCTTTTCTTTACTGGGAACCATTTTTATCTTCTCTGACCTGTTTGGTCCGGGGATTGCGTATGGCACCTCCTGGATTTGGGTATTTCTGACACTGTTCGTGTACCTGATCAAGGCGTTGGTCAGTTTTATTCAGGCGTATGTGTTTACCATTTTGTCGGCACTGTTTATCGGTCTGGCCGTAGACGACCACAGTGAAGAGCACGCGCACTGA
- the atpF gene encoding F0F1 ATP synthase subunit B → MNPVIAQGLLDVDFGLFFWVLITFLLFLWLISRFAWNPILNALGEREKAIKESLESAKKAKEEAEAVSKDNEKALREAEGISQKIRKEALEEAEAIRADRLEKAKNEADNLVEQARASIEQEKKQALIELRAEVSRLAVKAASRILDEELDEERNKKIVDRYIDELN, encoded by the coding sequence ATGAATCCTGTTATTGCGCAAGGTCTGCTTGATGTTGATTTCGGCCTGTTTTTCTGGGTGCTAATCACATTTCTCCTTTTCCTGTGGCTGATCTCCCGGTTTGCCTGGAATCCCATTCTGAATGCTCTTGGCGAGAGGGAAAAAGCGATTAAAGAGTCGCTGGAATCCGCAAAAAAAGCCAAAGAAGAGGCAGAGGCTGTTTCAAAGGATAATGAAAAGGCGCTGAGAGAGGCCGAAGGCATATCCCAGAAGATCCGCAAGGAAGCGCTGGAAGAGGCGGAAGCCATCAGGGCCGATCGTTTGGAGAAAGCGAAAAACGAAGCCGACAATCTGGTGGAACAGGCTCGTGCTTCCATAGAGCAGGAGAAAAAGCAGGCGTTGATTGAACTTCGGGCGGAAGTTTCCCGGCTGGCCGTAAAAGCGGCTTCACGGATACTGGACGAGGAGCTGGATGAAGAGCGGAATAAAAAGATCGTTGACCGTTACATCGATGAACTGAATTAG
- the atpA gene encoding F0F1 ATP synthase subunit alpha, with product MSHVKPEEVSAILRKQLAGFDNKTDVYDVGTVLEVGDGIARVYGLSKVQAGELVELPDSKDEAGKPIRGMVQNLEEDNVGIVLFGGARFIKEGDKVQRTSDIASLPVGEGLLGRVIDPLGRPVDGKGPISGETINLPLERKAPGVIFREPVSEPVQTGLKSVDALIPIGRGQRELIIGDRQTGKTAIAIDTIINQKRTHDTEKPVYCVYVAIGQKGSTVAQVSQAIEENGAADYTVIVSAPASVSAPLQYIAPFAGAAIGEFFRDTGRHVLVIFDDLSKQAVAYRELSLLLRRPPGREAFPGDVFYLHSRLLERAAKIISNDEVAKAMNDVPAALRDKLKGGGSLTALPIIETQAGDVSAYIPTNVISITDGQIFLQTNLFNSGVRPAIDVGISVSRVGGAAQVKSMKKLAGTMKLDLAQYRELEAFAKFGSELDASTQRQLNRGAKTVELLKQGQYVPLPVEDQIALLLANNKGALETLPLNKIGDFEKQYLEALRLKYADEMKELGSSGVLGDDLAEKLEQEAFSVQKSLLNEPVKA from the coding sequence ATGAGTCACGTTAAACCAGAAGAAGTTTCAGCCATACTTCGAAAACAACTGGCCGGTTTCGACAACAAAACCGATGTTTACGATGTCGGAACGGTCCTCGAAGTTGGCGACGGCATCGCCCGCGTCTACGGGCTGTCCAAAGTGCAGGCGGGTGAGCTGGTGGAGCTTCCTGACTCCAAAGATGAAGCTGGCAAACCCATTCGCGGAATGGTTCAAAACCTCGAAGAAGATAACGTAGGAATCGTTCTGTTCGGAGGTGCCAGGTTTATCAAAGAAGGTGACAAGGTTCAAAGGACCAGTGACATCGCTTCTCTTCCGGTTGGCGAGGGCCTGCTGGGACGTGTTATTGATCCCCTAGGGAGGCCGGTGGATGGCAAAGGCCCGATATCGGGAGAGACCATCAACCTGCCGCTGGAACGCAAGGCGCCGGGTGTTATCTTCCGGGAACCGGTTTCCGAGCCGGTCCAGACCGGCCTGAAGTCTGTGGACGCCCTGATACCCATTGGCCGGGGCCAGAGGGAGCTTATCATCGGTGACCGCCAGACCGGTAAAACAGCTATTGCCATTGACACCATCATCAACCAGAAGCGTACGCATGATACCGAGAAACCGGTTTATTGCGTCTACGTTGCCATCGGCCAGAAAGGTTCCACCGTTGCCCAGGTGAGTCAGGCCATCGAGGAAAACGGCGCGGCGGATTATACGGTTATTGTTTCGGCTCCGGCTTCGGTTTCGGCTCCGCTTCAGTATATCGCCCCATTCGCCGGCGCCGCCATCGGCGAATTTTTCCGGGATACCGGACGCCATGTTCTTGTGATCTTTGATGATTTATCCAAACAGGCCGTTGCCTACCGCGAGCTTTCACTGCTGCTTCGACGCCCGCCGGGACGTGAGGCGTTTCCCGGGGATGTGTTCTATCTCCACAGCCGCCTGCTCGAACGTGCCGCCAAAATCATCTCGAATGATGAGGTAGCCAAGGCTATGAACGATGTGCCGGCCGCACTCAGGGACAAGCTTAAAGGTGGCGGCTCGCTGACCGCCCTGCCGATTATCGAGACCCAGGCCGGCGACGTGTCCGCTTATATCCCGACAAATGTCATTTCCATTACCGACGGCCAGATCTTCCTTCAGACGAACCTGTTTAACTCCGGTGTGAGACCCGCTATCGATGTAGGGATTTCGGTATCCCGGGTAGGTGGTGCCGCCCAGGTGAAATCCATGAAGAAGCTTGCGGGTACGATGAAACTTGACCTGGCACAGTATCGCGAACTTGAAGCATTCGCCAAGTTTGGGTCGGAGCTGGACGCCTCCACACAACGGCAGCTGAACCGTGGAGCGAAAACCGTTGAACTCCTTAAACAGGGACAGTACGTACCGCTCCCTGTTGAAGATCAGATCGCGCTCCTGCTCGCCAATAACAAGGGAGCACTGGAAACCCTGCCCCTGAACAAAATTGGTGATTTTGAAAAACAGTACCTCGAGGCACTGAGGCTCAAATATGCCGATGAAATGAAAGAGCTTGGAAGCTCCGGTGTGCTGGGCGACGACCTTGCGGAGAAACTGGAACAGGAAGCCTTTTCCGTGCAAAAATCTCTGTTAAACGAACCCGTAAAAGCCTGA